The Dendropsophus ebraccatus isolate aDenEbr1 chromosome 3, aDenEbr1.pat, whole genome shotgun sequence genome includes a region encoding these proteins:
- the MTX3 gene encoding metaxin-3 isoform X3 has protein sequence MELRCWGGDWGLPSVHPECLVVLAYAKFGGAPLTVTPVDYTWASSQGVVPVLIHEDDIITQPVNILCYFRKQKYNADYVLSARQGSDTLAYIALLEEKLLPAILHTFWVDSDNYSSVTRPWYASHIPFPLNFYLPGKMSREALNRILVTKGQPPLYSMNEVEAQGSKDNSTKKLEIFLVIYKDAKECLNLLSNRLGTAQFFFGDMPTTLDAFVFGFLAPLYKARLLKVQLQEHLKQLPNLCDFCDHVLRVYFTEHTEDG, from the exons ATGGAGCTGAGGTGTTGGGGTGGTGACTGGGGGCTGCCCTCCGTGCACCCCGAATGCCTGGTTGTGCTG gcaTATGCAAAATTTGGTGGTGCCCCGCTGACAGTGACTCCTGTGGATTATACCTGGGCAAGTTCACAAG GTGTAGTACCCGTTTTAATACATGAGGATGATATCATTACCCAGCCAGTCAACATTTTATGCTATTTTAGGAAACAG AAATATAACGCCGATTATGTGCTGTCAGCCAGACAGGGATCCGATACCCTGGCATACATTGCACTGCTGGAAGAGAAGCTGCTTCCTGCCATA CTGCATACGTTTTGGGTTGATTCTGACAATTATTCCAGTGTGACGCGGCCCTGGTATGCTTCACATATCCCCTTCCCTCTAAACTTTTACTTGCCTGGAAAGATGTCCAGAGAAGCTCTGAATAGAATTCTGGTCACCAAGGGCCAGCCGCCGCTATACAGCATGAATGAAGTGGAAGCTCAG GGATCCAAAGACAATAGCACAAAGAAGCTTGAAATATTCTTAGTG ATCTATAAAGATGCCAAGGAATGTCTGAATCTCCTCTCCAACAGACTGGGAACAGCACAGTTCTTCTTTGGAGACAT GCCTACTACCCTAGATGCCTTTGTTTTTGGTTTCCTCGCCCCCCTCTATAAAGCTCGTCTGCTCAAGGTTCAGCTCCAAGAACATTTAAAGCAGCTTCCCAACCTGTGCGACTTCTGTGACCACGTCCTCCGTGTGTATTTCACGGAGCATACTGAAG